In Toxotes jaculatrix isolate fToxJac2 chromosome 12, fToxJac2.pri, whole genome shotgun sequence, the following are encoded in one genomic region:
- the lrrc32 gene encoding transforming growth factor beta activator LRRC32 isoform X1: MKVRETGDGTPESSTMAAFQLLFPLLVSCVVASASPPRHLPPCQVVQMDAFCSDRSLRGAPVNLPHGVQMLDLSRNQVQKLTQETLANHTGFHRLNLHSNKIHFIQPDLFKDMTDLKVLDLSRNHLNVYALSKISIGRLTAVESLDLSSNGLYTGMSDYFLADSPSLANLSLSGNSITKIAQNTFSGASSLKKISLHNNVILEIEDGAFESLHHLTELDLSKNSIACITDFNLYNLKVLNLSKNSIELFQSRQSAHPYNLLYLDLSENKMPYFPFLPSANMLEYLDVSRNRLQSINVSGSHEERRKVMLHNLRYLDMSYNQLKSTPESFFSCLVSLEVLNVSNNCIDSFSITFEGLLPKVKIINLSDNSLQSLTFGENNLQSLEQLFLQGNRLTTLDHQVFQRLPSIRYLYLQQNNLKICNLEQKEYEPVLTDRNQQDPPGCVFFSSVCNLHFLYLSENNLQTLPANAFANTPLELLDLSLNPGLDMDRDSLSGLEDSLVHLLLRENNISRLNTDLSSLRSLRHVDLSTNQLTSLPMWNKQFSIESLNLQNNKLVTLEYRTMLALEHSLKTLYMGSNPLNCCSNLGFFHLVQRSAVDIPDIGTVTCVHEDFSEPVNIKKLTEAMCHRSGTSGYITIVVLVLLAVMIVSGLLVKCCQSRKRKRNRSFNA, translated from the exons ATGAAAGTACGAGAAACTGGAGACGGGACACCAGAGAGCAG caccATGGCCGCCTTCCAGCTGCTCTTCCCGCTGTTGGTCAGCTGCGTGGTGGCATCCGCAAGTCCTCCCCGACACCTCCCTCCATGCCAAGTT GTCCAGATGGATGCATTTTGCAGCGATCGGAGCCTCAGAGGTGCACCAGTCAACCTTCCTCATGGCGTCCAAATGCTGGACCTTTCTCGCAACCAGGTGCAAAAACTAACCCAGGAAACTCTGGCAAACCACACCGGCTTCCATCGTCTGAATCTTCACTCTAACAAGATCCACTTCATCCAGCCAGATCTCTTCAAAGACATGACTGATCTAAAAGTTCTGGATCTGTCCAGGAATCATCTGAATGTTTACGCTCTTTCCAAAATCAGCATAGGCCGTCTTACAGCTGTAGAGTCACTTGATCTTTCAAGCAACGGGCTGTACACAGGGATGTCGGACTATTTCCTGGCTGATTCTCCGTCACTGGCAAACCTTTCTCTGAGCGGCAATAGCATCACCAAAATAGCACAAAATACTTTCAGTGGAGCCTCGTCCTTGAAAAAAATCAGCCTCCACAATAACGTCATCCTGGAGATTGAAGACGGAGCGTTTGAGTCCTTGCATCATCTGACTGAACTCGATTTGTCCAAGAACTCAATCGCGTGCATCACAGACTTCAATCTCTATAATTTAAAAGTGCTCAATCTGAGCAAGAACAGCATAGAGcttttccaaagcagacagtCAGCTCATCCGTACAACCTTCTCTATCtcgacctgagtgaaaacaaaatgccTTACTTTCCATTTCTCCCCAGCGCCAACATGCTTGAGTATTTGGATGTTTCACGAAACCGTCTTCAGAGCATCAACGTCTCGGGAAGTCacgaagagaggagaaaggttATGTTACATAACCTTAGATACCTGGACATGAGTTACAACCAACTCAAAAGTACACCAGAGTCCTTTTTCAGCTGTTTAGTATCCCTCGAGGTCCTGAACGTGAGTAATAACTGCATTGACTCATTTTCTATCACATTTGAAGGCCTTCTACCAAAAGTGAAGATTATCAATCTCAGCGATAATTCACTGCAGAGTCTGACATTTGGGGAAAACAATCTACAGTCGCTGGAACAGCTCTTCTTACAAGGAAACCGCCTCACCACCCTGGACCATCAAGTATTTCAAAGACTTCCAAGTATCAGATACCTGTACCTCCAGCAGAACAATCTGAAAATCTGTAACTTGGAGCAAAAGGAGTACGAACCGGTGCTGACGGACCGGAATCAGCAGGATCCTCCcggttgtgttttcttttcttctgtttgcaaCTTGCACTTCCTGTACCTCTCTGAAAACAATCTGCAGACTCTGCCTGCGAATGCATTTGCCAACACCCCTCTGGAGTTACTGGACTTGTCCCTGAACCCAGGCTTAGACATGGACAGAGACTCCCTCTCTGGTCTCGAGGACTCTCTGGTTCACCTCCTCCTGAGGGAAAACAACATTTCCAGGTTAAACACAGATCTGTCCTCGCTGAGGAGTCTCAGACACGTAGACCTGTCCACCAACCAGTTGACCTCTCTACCTATGTGGAACAAACAGTTCTCCATTGAATCCTTAAACCTGCAGAACAACAAACTGGTCACCCTGGAGTACCGCACCATGCTCGCTCTGGAGCACTCACTGAAAACCCTCTACATGGGCTCCAACCCTCtgaactgctgcagcaacctcGGCTTCTTTCACCTGGTCCAGCGCTCAGCTGTGGACATTCCCGACATCGGGACCGTGACCTGTGTTCATGAGGACTTTTCGGAGCCGGTCAACATAAAGAAGTTGACCGAGGCAATGTGTCACAGATCAGGCACCTCAGGGTATATTACCATTGTTGTACTGGTCTTGTTAGCTGTGATGATCGTGTCGGGGCTGCTGGTTAAATGTTGCCAGTCAAGGAAACGAAAGCGTAACAGGAGCTTTAATGCATGA
- the lrrc32 gene encoding transforming growth factor beta activator LRRC32 isoform X2 produces the protein MVRTYCQNSHQLKVSTMAAFQLLFPLLVSCVVASASPPRHLPPCQVVQMDAFCSDRSLRGAPVNLPHGVQMLDLSRNQVQKLTQETLANHTGFHRLNLHSNKIHFIQPDLFKDMTDLKVLDLSRNHLNVYALSKISIGRLTAVESLDLSSNGLYTGMSDYFLADSPSLANLSLSGNSITKIAQNTFSGASSLKKISLHNNVILEIEDGAFESLHHLTELDLSKNSIACITDFNLYNLKVLNLSKNSIELFQSRQSAHPYNLLYLDLSENKMPYFPFLPSANMLEYLDVSRNRLQSINVSGSHEERRKVMLHNLRYLDMSYNQLKSTPESFFSCLVSLEVLNVSNNCIDSFSITFEGLLPKVKIINLSDNSLQSLTFGENNLQSLEQLFLQGNRLTTLDHQVFQRLPSIRYLYLQQNNLKICNLEQKEYEPVLTDRNQQDPPGCVFFSSVCNLHFLYLSENNLQTLPANAFANTPLELLDLSLNPGLDMDRDSLSGLEDSLVHLLLRENNISRLNTDLSSLRSLRHVDLSTNQLTSLPMWNKQFSIESLNLQNNKLVTLEYRTMLALEHSLKTLYMGSNPLNCCSNLGFFHLVQRSAVDIPDIGTVTCVHEDFSEPVNIKKLTEAMCHRSGTSGYITIVVLVLLAVMIVSGLLVKCCQSRKRKRNRSFNA, from the exons ATGGTTAGGACTTACTGCCAAAATAGTCATCAGCTGAAAGTGAG caccATGGCCGCCTTCCAGCTGCTCTTCCCGCTGTTGGTCAGCTGCGTGGTGGCATCCGCAAGTCCTCCCCGACACCTCCCTCCATGCCAAGTT GTCCAGATGGATGCATTTTGCAGCGATCGGAGCCTCAGAGGTGCACCAGTCAACCTTCCTCATGGCGTCCAAATGCTGGACCTTTCTCGCAACCAGGTGCAAAAACTAACCCAGGAAACTCTGGCAAACCACACCGGCTTCCATCGTCTGAATCTTCACTCTAACAAGATCCACTTCATCCAGCCAGATCTCTTCAAAGACATGACTGATCTAAAAGTTCTGGATCTGTCCAGGAATCATCTGAATGTTTACGCTCTTTCCAAAATCAGCATAGGCCGTCTTACAGCTGTAGAGTCACTTGATCTTTCAAGCAACGGGCTGTACACAGGGATGTCGGACTATTTCCTGGCTGATTCTCCGTCACTGGCAAACCTTTCTCTGAGCGGCAATAGCATCACCAAAATAGCACAAAATACTTTCAGTGGAGCCTCGTCCTTGAAAAAAATCAGCCTCCACAATAACGTCATCCTGGAGATTGAAGACGGAGCGTTTGAGTCCTTGCATCATCTGACTGAACTCGATTTGTCCAAGAACTCAATCGCGTGCATCACAGACTTCAATCTCTATAATTTAAAAGTGCTCAATCTGAGCAAGAACAGCATAGAGcttttccaaagcagacagtCAGCTCATCCGTACAACCTTCTCTATCtcgacctgagtgaaaacaaaatgccTTACTTTCCATTTCTCCCCAGCGCCAACATGCTTGAGTATTTGGATGTTTCACGAAACCGTCTTCAGAGCATCAACGTCTCGGGAAGTCacgaagagaggagaaaggttATGTTACATAACCTTAGATACCTGGACATGAGTTACAACCAACTCAAAAGTACACCAGAGTCCTTTTTCAGCTGTTTAGTATCCCTCGAGGTCCTGAACGTGAGTAATAACTGCATTGACTCATTTTCTATCACATTTGAAGGCCTTCTACCAAAAGTGAAGATTATCAATCTCAGCGATAATTCACTGCAGAGTCTGACATTTGGGGAAAACAATCTACAGTCGCTGGAACAGCTCTTCTTACAAGGAAACCGCCTCACCACCCTGGACCATCAAGTATTTCAAAGACTTCCAAGTATCAGATACCTGTACCTCCAGCAGAACAATCTGAAAATCTGTAACTTGGAGCAAAAGGAGTACGAACCGGTGCTGACGGACCGGAATCAGCAGGATCCTCCcggttgtgttttcttttcttctgtttgcaaCTTGCACTTCCTGTACCTCTCTGAAAACAATCTGCAGACTCTGCCTGCGAATGCATTTGCCAACACCCCTCTGGAGTTACTGGACTTGTCCCTGAACCCAGGCTTAGACATGGACAGAGACTCCCTCTCTGGTCTCGAGGACTCTCTGGTTCACCTCCTCCTGAGGGAAAACAACATTTCCAGGTTAAACACAGATCTGTCCTCGCTGAGGAGTCTCAGACACGTAGACCTGTCCACCAACCAGTTGACCTCTCTACCTATGTGGAACAAACAGTTCTCCATTGAATCCTTAAACCTGCAGAACAACAAACTGGTCACCCTGGAGTACCGCACCATGCTCGCTCTGGAGCACTCACTGAAAACCCTCTACATGGGCTCCAACCCTCtgaactgctgcagcaacctcGGCTTCTTTCACCTGGTCCAGCGCTCAGCTGTGGACATTCCCGACATCGGGACCGTGACCTGTGTTCATGAGGACTTTTCGGAGCCGGTCAACATAAAGAAGTTGACCGAGGCAATGTGTCACAGATCAGGCACCTCAGGGTATATTACCATTGTTGTACTGGTCTTGTTAGCTGTGATGATCGTGTCGGGGCTGCTGGTTAAATGTTGCCAGTCAAGGAAACGAAAGCGTAACAGGAGCTTTAATGCATGA
- the lrrc32 gene encoding transforming growth factor beta activator LRRC32 isoform X3: MAAFQLLFPLLVSCVVASASPPRHLPPCQVVQMDAFCSDRSLRGAPVNLPHGVQMLDLSRNQVQKLTQETLANHTGFHRLNLHSNKIHFIQPDLFKDMTDLKVLDLSRNHLNVYALSKISIGRLTAVESLDLSSNGLYTGMSDYFLADSPSLANLSLSGNSITKIAQNTFSGASSLKKISLHNNVILEIEDGAFESLHHLTELDLSKNSIACITDFNLYNLKVLNLSKNSIELFQSRQSAHPYNLLYLDLSENKMPYFPFLPSANMLEYLDVSRNRLQSINVSGSHEERRKVMLHNLRYLDMSYNQLKSTPESFFSCLVSLEVLNVSNNCIDSFSITFEGLLPKVKIINLSDNSLQSLTFGENNLQSLEQLFLQGNRLTTLDHQVFQRLPSIRYLYLQQNNLKICNLEQKEYEPVLTDRNQQDPPGCVFFSSVCNLHFLYLSENNLQTLPANAFANTPLELLDLSLNPGLDMDRDSLSGLEDSLVHLLLRENNISRLNTDLSSLRSLRHVDLSTNQLTSLPMWNKQFSIESLNLQNNKLVTLEYRTMLALEHSLKTLYMGSNPLNCCSNLGFFHLVQRSAVDIPDIGTVTCVHEDFSEPVNIKKLTEAMCHRSGTSGYITIVVLVLLAVMIVSGLLVKCCQSRKRKRNRSFNA; this comes from the exons ATGGCCGCCTTCCAGCTGCTCTTCCCGCTGTTGGTCAGCTGCGTGGTGGCATCCGCAAGTCCTCCCCGACACCTCCCTCCATGCCAAGTT GTCCAGATGGATGCATTTTGCAGCGATCGGAGCCTCAGAGGTGCACCAGTCAACCTTCCTCATGGCGTCCAAATGCTGGACCTTTCTCGCAACCAGGTGCAAAAACTAACCCAGGAAACTCTGGCAAACCACACCGGCTTCCATCGTCTGAATCTTCACTCTAACAAGATCCACTTCATCCAGCCAGATCTCTTCAAAGACATGACTGATCTAAAAGTTCTGGATCTGTCCAGGAATCATCTGAATGTTTACGCTCTTTCCAAAATCAGCATAGGCCGTCTTACAGCTGTAGAGTCACTTGATCTTTCAAGCAACGGGCTGTACACAGGGATGTCGGACTATTTCCTGGCTGATTCTCCGTCACTGGCAAACCTTTCTCTGAGCGGCAATAGCATCACCAAAATAGCACAAAATACTTTCAGTGGAGCCTCGTCCTTGAAAAAAATCAGCCTCCACAATAACGTCATCCTGGAGATTGAAGACGGAGCGTTTGAGTCCTTGCATCATCTGACTGAACTCGATTTGTCCAAGAACTCAATCGCGTGCATCACAGACTTCAATCTCTATAATTTAAAAGTGCTCAATCTGAGCAAGAACAGCATAGAGcttttccaaagcagacagtCAGCTCATCCGTACAACCTTCTCTATCtcgacctgagtgaaaacaaaatgccTTACTTTCCATTTCTCCCCAGCGCCAACATGCTTGAGTATTTGGATGTTTCACGAAACCGTCTTCAGAGCATCAACGTCTCGGGAAGTCacgaagagaggagaaaggttATGTTACATAACCTTAGATACCTGGACATGAGTTACAACCAACTCAAAAGTACACCAGAGTCCTTTTTCAGCTGTTTAGTATCCCTCGAGGTCCTGAACGTGAGTAATAACTGCATTGACTCATTTTCTATCACATTTGAAGGCCTTCTACCAAAAGTGAAGATTATCAATCTCAGCGATAATTCACTGCAGAGTCTGACATTTGGGGAAAACAATCTACAGTCGCTGGAACAGCTCTTCTTACAAGGAAACCGCCTCACCACCCTGGACCATCAAGTATTTCAAAGACTTCCAAGTATCAGATACCTGTACCTCCAGCAGAACAATCTGAAAATCTGTAACTTGGAGCAAAAGGAGTACGAACCGGTGCTGACGGACCGGAATCAGCAGGATCCTCCcggttgtgttttcttttcttctgtttgcaaCTTGCACTTCCTGTACCTCTCTGAAAACAATCTGCAGACTCTGCCTGCGAATGCATTTGCCAACACCCCTCTGGAGTTACTGGACTTGTCCCTGAACCCAGGCTTAGACATGGACAGAGACTCCCTCTCTGGTCTCGAGGACTCTCTGGTTCACCTCCTCCTGAGGGAAAACAACATTTCCAGGTTAAACACAGATCTGTCCTCGCTGAGGAGTCTCAGACACGTAGACCTGTCCACCAACCAGTTGACCTCTCTACCTATGTGGAACAAACAGTTCTCCATTGAATCCTTAAACCTGCAGAACAACAAACTGGTCACCCTGGAGTACCGCACCATGCTCGCTCTGGAGCACTCACTGAAAACCCTCTACATGGGCTCCAACCCTCtgaactgctgcagcaacctcGGCTTCTTTCACCTGGTCCAGCGCTCAGCTGTGGACATTCCCGACATCGGGACCGTGACCTGTGTTCATGAGGACTTTTCGGAGCCGGTCAACATAAAGAAGTTGACCGAGGCAATGTGTCACAGATCAGGCACCTCAGGGTATATTACCATTGTTGTACTGGTCTTGTTAGCTGTGATGATCGTGTCGGGGCTGCTGGTTAAATGTTGCCAGTCAAGGAAACGAAAGCGTAACAGGAGCTTTAATGCATGA